GCTGACGAGGGCTAAACTTGCCGTTGACAGGGAATGTCCGTGAGATGTCGCCACTATAGTAGTTCCATGCGGCACCGAGATCGATAAGGACTAACTCGCCATCTTGTAGTTCCTGATTGTTCTCCACATAGTGCAGAACAGTTGCCCGTTTGCCGCCGGCGACGATGGAGGGGAAAGCGTGATCGCGGACGCCTGCAGTTTTCAGAGCAAAGTCAAAATGGGCTTCTAGTTGGTACTCCATCATCCCGGGCTGCACGTGTTTGAGCATGCTGAGGATGCCGTCGTTGGTGATTTCAAGGGCGCGGCGAATCTGCGCAATTTCAGCCTCGGATTTGACGGCGCGCAGTTCGGTGATGAGCGGGAAGGCGTTGCGAATCTTCAGGTGTGGCATCCGGTCGCGCACTTCCGCCGCGAATTGATGAGCTGGCGTGTTTGGCGTGTCCCACGACTCCGATTCAAACGACAGGTACAACTGTTTGAACATGGTGCGGCGGAACAGGCCTTTAAACTCATCGTGAAACGCGTCGAGGTATGCGACGGATTTGACACCAGAAGTGCTTGCAGCTGCCTCGGCACTGAGGCGCTCGCCCGTCCACTTTGCTGCAAGCTCGTCCGGTCGTTCAACGTACAAGGTCTCTTCCACGTCGCCATCACGCTTGACGATGCGTAAAATGACATTTTCACGATCGACGCCGGTGAGGTAGTAAAAATTCCGATTTGGCGTGAAGGTATACTCACTATCTGCGGATTGGTGCGGAGCTTTCCCTGCGAACAAGACAAGGATGGAATAGTCTTTCATGGATTCCGCCAAGCGCTTTCGATTGTTGGCAAAAAACTCTGCGTTCAAGCTTTGACTCATGGGTTGTACCCTCCTTCAGCCTTTACGCCTACCATCATACCGCAATTTTCGTAATTTGATGAATGCGACCGACGATGTTATGCCACGTACATTTTTGCTCGCCCAGCGGACGTGATAGAATAGTAAGAGTTTTACGATGATGAGGGAGGTACATATGTGACAAAAGCAACAGCACCCTACGGAAGCTGGAAGTCACCCATCACATCTGACTTGATTGTGAAAGGCACCATCCGGTTTGAGCAGGTTCTGGTGGATGGTTTGGATATCTATTGGATTGAGAGTCGACCCACAGAGGGCGGGCGCAGTGTCGTGATGCGCCAGACGCACGACGGACATGTCGAGGAACTGACACCACAGCCCTATAACGTCAGGGACCGGGTTCATGAATACGGCGGTGGTGCGGTGACGGTGAGAGACGGCGTCGTTTACTTCTCGAACTTCGATGACAACCGCCTTTATGTCCGCAAGCGGGACGGGGAGATTCGCGCCCTAACCGCGGACTCCAAGATGAGATACGCGGACGGTGTAATAGACAATGCGCGTGGACACTGGGTTGGGGTTCGCGAAGACCACACCAAGTCGGACATCTTCGCCGAAAACACGATTGTGGCAATGAACACCGACGGCAGCGGCGAACGGGTGTTGGTCTCAGGCAACGATTTTTACGCATTCCCCCGGTTGAGTCCAGACGGCACGCAACTGGCTTATGTGACTTGGAATCATCCGAACATGCCTTGGGACGATACCGAATTGTGGACCGCTCGCATTGCAGGAGATGGCAGTCTTAGTGACTTTCAAAAGATTGCGGGTGGAGATGGCCAGTCGATTCTTCAGCCCAAATGGTCCCCGGACGGGGTTCTGTACTATGTGTCCGACGAGAGCAATTGGTGGAACATCAAACGGTTCAAGGATGGGAAAACGGAGACCGTCGTGGCGATGGATGCTGAATTCGCATCTCCGAACTGGGTCTTTGGCCAATCCAATTACGATTTTGTGAATGCGTCCACCATCTTCTGTAATTACACGAAAAACGGATCGTGGTATCTGGCTGAAATAGATACAGAGTCCGGCACCTTGCAGTCTATCGAAAGTGAGTACACCGCGTTTAGTTCCATCCAGGTGGACGGTCAGCGGGTCGTGTTTCTTGCTGGAGGGCCGACGAGTTTCCCTGCCGTTGTCACCATGAAGGTGGGCGATTGGCAACCTCAGGTCCTGCGCACGTCGGCGGAACTGACGGTCGATGGCGCTTACTTATCCATCCCTGAATCCATCCAGTTCCCGACGACAAACGGGAAGACCGCGTACGCTATCTACTATCGTCCAAACAACCCGGATTACACAGCGCCAGAGGGCGAGAAGCCGCCGCTCCTGGTACTTTCGCACGGTGGCCCTACAGGCGCGGCGTCGAATGTGCTGAACCTTGGCAAACAGTACTGGACCAGCCGCGGATTTGCGGTGCTCGATGTGGACTACGGCGGATCGACCGGGTATGGCCGCGAGTATCGCGACAGACTGAAATCGCAGTGGGGCATCGTTGATGTCGACGATTGCTCAAACGGCGCATTGTACTTGGCAGAGCGAGGAGAAGTGGACGGTGAGCGGCTCGCGATTGCAGGAGGCAGCGCTGGCGGATACACCACGCTCGCATCGCTCGTGTTCCGCGACGTGTTCAACGCCGGTGCCAGCCATTTCGGCATCAGTGAGCTCGAAGTCTTCGCGACCGAGACGCACAAGTTTGAATCCCGCTATATGGACAGTCTGCTTGGTCCGTATCCAGAAGCAAAGGATGTCTATTACAACCGCTCGCCCATCAACTTCACAGACCAGCTGTCTTGCCCAGTGGCCTTCTTCCAAGGCTTGGATGACAAGATTGTTCCTCCGAATCAGGCAGAGTTGATGGTGGAGGCACTGCGCAAGAAGGGGCTTCCCGTTGCTTACGTGGCATTTCCAGGTGAGGGGCACGGGTTCCGCCGCGCTGAAAACATTCAGCGTGCACAGGACGGTGAATTCTACTTCTACTCACGCGTGTTTGGGTTTGCACCTGCCGAGCATATCCATCCGATTCCGATTGACAACCTCGATGAATGACCGCGAGCATGCGCCTGTGCGCGGCGCTGACGTTGAGCTATTGAGCTGAGCACGGCCAGACGACACAGATGGCCGCATGTCTGCGACCGCGCGGCGCTCGACGACGCGAATGACAGCGAGCAGGCCACAGCGCGGGTCACAATGACAGTGGTAAAGTGAATTCGAACAACCATGCAGAACATAATCGCGTATTTTCGATAGGGAGGCACCTTGGATGAAGTTCGAAGAGATGATGTACGAACGCCCGGACATCGAAGTGGTAGAAAAACAATTTGGTGAGTTGTTGACCAAGTTTGAGAATGCAGGTACCGCTGAGGCTCAAAACTCAGTGATGAAGGAAATCAATGATTTACGCGTTGAAGTTGAAACCATGGGCACCTTAGCTCAGGTTCGCCACACGATTGATACCAATGACACGTTTTACGACGCTGAGAACGACTACTTTGACGAGAACCAACCACGCATGCAGGCTTTATCGACTCAATTTTACCACGCGTTGGCCAAGTCGCCCTTTCGTGCAGAGCTCGAGCAGGCTTGGGGCAAACAGCTGTTTCGTCTTGCCGAAATGACGCTTAATACGTTCGATCCGGTCATCCTCGCCGACCTTCAGAAAGAAAACAAACTCGCGAGCGACTATGACAGGCTGATTGCTTCTGCCAAGATCGACTTTGAAGGTGAGGAACGGAACCTGGCGCAGATGGGACCGTTTTTGACCTCACCAAATAGGGAGATGCGCAAACGCGCCTACGAAGCTCGCTACAACTTTTTCATCGAGCACCAAGATGAACTGGACGAAATTTACGATGGTCTCGTCAAAACCCGCACTGAGCTGGCGCGTAAACTCGGATACAAGACGTTCACGGAGCTCGGATATCTTCGCCTCTCAAGGTCGGATTACAACGCGGAGATGGTAGCGAACTTTCGCAAGCAGGTAGAAGAATTCATCGTGCCGGTGGCAACGGCCTTGCGGGAGCGGCAGAAAAAGCTCATCGGTGTCGATGAGCTGAAGTACTACGATGAAGGATTCAAGTTTCCGTCGGGGAACCCGAAACCGCATGGCGATCCCGATTGGATTGTCGACAAGGGCAAGCGCATGTACATGGAATTGTCACCAGAAACGGACGAGTTTTTCACGGTGATGACCGACAATCACCTCATGGACCTTGTCAGTAAAAAGGGCAAAAGCGCGGGTGGCTATTGTACGGGACTCGGCAAATACAAGGTTCCGTTCATCTTCTCGAACTTTAACGGCACATTTGGCGACGTGACCGTGCTCACGCACGAAGCAGGGCATGCCTTCCAGTCCTACAGCAGCCGTCACTTTGAGTTACCCGAGTACGGGTTCCCGACGATGGAGTCTGCGGAGATCCACTCGATGAGTATGGAGTTCTTCACCTGGCCGTGGATGGACCTCTTCTTCGAAGAGGAGACGGATAAGTTCAAGTTTATGCACCTTGCGGACGCCCTTGAGTTCATTCCGTACGGTGTTGCTGTCGATGAGTTTCAACACTTTGTCTACGAAAACCCGGACGTTTCACCGGCCGAGCGGCGAGCAGAGTGGCGCAGGATTGAGAAGAAGTACCTGCCGCACCGGAACTATGAAGGTAACGACTATCTGGAAAGTGGAGCCTATTGGCACCAGCAGGGCCATATCTTCGGTGTCCCATTCTATTACATCGATTACACCCTGGCTCAGATTTGCGCATTCCAGTTCTGGAAGAAGGCAAACGAAGACCGGGAACGGGCTTGGGAAGATTACCTGAACCTGTGCCAACAGGGTGGCAGCAAGTCATTCCTCGAGCTGGTGCAGACGGCAAACCTCATCTCCCCGTTTGAGTCCGGCTGTGTGGAATCCGTCATCGGCGACATTGAGACCTGGCTCGGCGGTGTCGACGACAGCAAGCTGTGAGTTTGAGGAGCAACCATTAGGCTGTGGGGTCGGCGGGGCAGGCATGCGCCGGGCTGTAAGGCAGACCGCGGGCCGGCGGGGCACGACGGCTGCGCGCGAGGTACGGGCGTAGGCCCGCCTGCAGACCGGGCCGGGCAGGTTGTGGGCGTGTATGCGCCGGGCTGTAGGCCCGAAGGAGATATTTAGTAAATTTTAGAGAGGTGACAGGGGACGTTTCGTCCCCTGTTTCCACTTTTTCCGTCCGTTTTACCATGTGACTTCCAAATCCCAGCGCGACTTGGGGCTTTGGCTTGGTTGGGTGGGAGTTGGGCCGCCGATAGCGAGCTCAGAACGCGTTATTCACCCTACCCGAAATGCGTTGAAGTGGAAATAACGCGCTCGTGGCGCGTTATTAACGGAAACTCATCAAAGTAACGCGTTCACACGTCGCTATCAACCCAAGGTGGGCACATAGCGCTTCCACAGCTCGCTATTTCTTGCCGGTGCTATAGACTCAATTGGAAATAACGCGCCGAGAGCGCGTTATCACAAATTACTGGGCAAAACCAGAGCCATGGCCGCGTACTTTTACGCTCCTACAATGCAGAAGCGCGCGGAACACAGGCACATCGGGAGTCCCTTACGCACCTATGATGCTAAGGGGACTACACGTCTAGTCCCACCAAGCTAGACAGAGGAGGACAAAATCGTGATTGTGCTTACGGCAAGCTACCAGTGCAAGTGTGGTATGGGTGATGCGGTGGAAACCGCGCTCCTGGAAATGATACCGCTCGTGAAACAGGAGGAGGGGTGTTTATTGTATCTGGTCAATCGCGGCCAGGAAGACAAAGACTCGTTTTTACTCTTTGAACAGTATGAAGATGATGCAGCTCTTGCCAGGCATTCGGAGACGCCGTACTTTCAGCGGATCGTCCGTGATACCGTGATACCCATGCTCGAAAGCCGAGTGCGAACGCTGTACACGCCGGTGCTCCCCTGAACGCGTGACGGTGAGTAATCTAGGGGGGCTTGGGGGAGGGTGGCAGTACCTGAGTCAGTCCCACTCGTCTCCCACTCGTGTCCGCCCCTTTCGCGTACGTATACGCGCGTATCGGGCCCGTTTCCGGACTGCTTATTGTTTGTTGTCGTTTTTCATCTGTCTCGCTGCCGCAATCAACCTGTCGAGGTGTTGCTGAAGGAAGTTTTGTGACGTTTCATCAGTAAGGCGCCCCGCTGCGTCAAATTTATTCTGTATTTGACTAATTAACACTAACGGTTGTGGGATGACGTACATGTTCAGGAGCGACAAGATGTGGCGCAAATGCATTTGAGCGTTCACCGCACCAAACATCCCCGTCGTCCCGCCGATAATGCCGGCTGGTTTGCCACTGAGAGAACTTTGCCCCCGGGGCCGCGTCAGCCAATCTATGACGTTCTTTAAAACACCCGGGATAGACCCGTTGTATTCAGGTGTCGCGAAAATCACGCCGTCAGCAGACTGAACAATTTGTTTCAGCGTGACAACCGTCTCCGGTAGGGTAGTTTCTAGATCTTCGTTGTAGAGCGGCACACCTGAAATGTCGGCGAGGATAAACC
The Alicyclobacillus curvatus genome window above contains:
- a CDS encoding aminopeptidase P family protein, encoding MNAEFFANNRKRLAESMKDYSILVLFAGKAPHQSADSEYTFTPNRNFYYLTGVDRENVILRIVKRDGDVEETLYVERPDELAAKWTGERLSAEAAASTSGVKSVAYLDAFHDEFKGLFRRTMFKQLYLSFESESWDTPNTPAHQFAAEVRDRMPHLKIRNAFPLITELRAVKSEAEIAQIRRALEITNDGILSMLKHVQPGMMEYQLEAHFDFALKTAGVRDHAFPSIVAGGKRATVLHYVENNQELQDGELVLIDLGAAWNYYSGDISRTFPVNGKFSPRQREIYEIVLKAEEETMAAVKPGMTLKELNDVTKEVLARELKRIGKIKEDDEVVEYYYHSVSHSMGLDTHDVWDSSYKIQPGAVITIEPGLYLADEGIGIRIEDDVVVTKHGCESLSPQIPKSVEDIERLIQERG
- a CDS encoding S9 family peptidase, which encodes MTKATAPYGSWKSPITSDLIVKGTIRFEQVLVDGLDIYWIESRPTEGGRSVVMRQTHDGHVEELTPQPYNVRDRVHEYGGGAVTVRDGVVYFSNFDDNRLYVRKRDGEIRALTADSKMRYADGVIDNARGHWVGVREDHTKSDIFAENTIVAMNTDGSGERVLVSGNDFYAFPRLSPDGTQLAYVTWNHPNMPWDDTELWTARIAGDGSLSDFQKIAGGDGQSILQPKWSPDGVLYYVSDESNWWNIKRFKDGKTETVVAMDAEFASPNWVFGQSNYDFVNASTIFCNYTKNGSWYLAEIDTESGTLQSIESEYTAFSSIQVDGQRVVFLAGGPTSFPAVVTMKVGDWQPQVLRTSAELTVDGAYLSIPESIQFPTTNGKTAYAIYYRPNNPDYTAPEGEKPPLLVLSHGGPTGAASNVLNLGKQYWTSRGFAVLDVDYGGSTGYGREYRDRLKSQWGIVDVDDCSNGALYLAERGEVDGERLAIAGGSAGGYTTLASLVFRDVFNAGASHFGISELEVFATETHKFESRYMDSLLGPYPEAKDVYYNRSPINFTDQLSCPVAFFQGLDDKIVPPNQAELMVEALRKKGLPVAYVAFPGEGHGFRRAENIQRAQDGEFYFYSRVFGFAPAEHIHPIPIDNLDE
- a CDS encoding M3 family oligoendopeptidase translates to MKFEEMMYERPDIEVVEKQFGELLTKFENAGTAEAQNSVMKEINDLRVEVETMGTLAQVRHTIDTNDTFYDAENDYFDENQPRMQALSTQFYHALAKSPFRAELEQAWGKQLFRLAEMTLNTFDPVILADLQKENKLASDYDRLIASAKIDFEGEERNLAQMGPFLTSPNREMRKRAYEARYNFFIEHQDELDEIYDGLVKTRTELARKLGYKTFTELGYLRLSRSDYNAEMVANFRKQVEEFIVPVATALRERQKKLIGVDELKYYDEGFKFPSGNPKPHGDPDWIVDKGKRMYMELSPETDEFFTVMTDNHLMDLVSKKGKSAGGYCTGLGKYKVPFIFSNFNGTFGDVTVLTHEAGHAFQSYSSRHFELPEYGFPTMESAEIHSMSMEFFTWPWMDLFFEEETDKFKFMHLADALEFIPYGVAVDEFQHFVYENPDVSPAERRAEWRRIEKKYLPHRNYEGNDYLESGAYWHQQGHIFGVPFYYIDYTLAQICAFQFWKKANEDRERAWEDYLNLCQQGGSKSFLELVQTANLISPFESGCVESVIGDIETWLGGVDDSKL
- a CDS encoding antibiotic biosynthesis monooxygenase: MIVLTASYQCKCGMGDAVETALLEMIPLVKQEEGCLLYLVNRGQEDKDSFLLFEQYEDDAALARHSETPYFQRIVRDTVIPMLESRVRTLYTPVLP
- a CDS encoding NAD(P)H-dependent oxidoreductase, translating into MGQSLTIVGIAGSLRAQSYNRQLLTAASGLLPEDVRFILADISGVPLYNEDLETTLPETVVTLKQIVQSADGVIFATPEYNGSIPGVLKNVIDWLTRPRGQSSLSGKPAGIIGGTTGMFGAVNAQMHLRHILSLLNMYVIPQPLVLISQIQNKFDAAGRLTDETSQNFLQQHLDRLIAAARQMKNDNKQ